Genomic DNA from bacterium:
TAGCGCTGAAAAAAGCAGAATCGGATGAATGAATAGAATAAATTTCATTTTTACCGTTCTTATTTGCATCTGCTACAATATATTTTGCATCAAGGTCAGGATTAGCAGCATCTATATGTCCCCATTGCCTGTAAAGGTTTTCCCAGTAAACAAGGTTTAATGTATCAAGGTCTATTATTAGATCTGCCTCTCTTAAATTCTCAGGCTCAGTGTAAGTCTTTATGCTTTTCAACCAGCGCAGGTTTGTTTGCTTGTTGTATATCACTGCTGTGCTGTCTGCATCTATCTTAACTTCGTAGTTTGGGTTATGTTTCATTTCCTGTATTGTATTTGACTGTGCCAAAACCCAAATAACCGGAAGCAGGGTTAATATTAAAACAAGTTTTCGAATCATTTTATTAAATATTTTATTTATAAATTTTTATGGAAAAGAGACAACAATTGTTTACTCAAGCTATGTAAAACCGGTTGGATATGTATCCCTGGAGAGAAGTCCCTGTATGAAAATTTGCAAACTTTCATACTGGAATAAAAGAAATAATTTATTTAAAAGCACCATAATTCTTACCTCACTATAAAATTAGAAGGAAGAATTGTGCCGTGAAAAATTATTTAAAAATTAGAAACCAAATAGGTTGCTTGCTAAACGTAAAAAAAAAAACTGACGCAGCGAATGGCGTTAACCGTCTAATCTCAAATGCTAATCATATTGTTCCCTACTAATTTGCTGAAGTTACTAATCTTCAGACTTGTGTGCTTTTACGCTCACATCAAAATTTTTTGTGATTTTGTTTTCAGTCAACTGAAGATCTGCTTTCGCACCGGTTTTATGTATCTGAAAATCATTTACTGAAATAGAATCTACGGCAAAACCATCAGCTTTGGAATTTTTTAGGATATCCAGTAAAACACTTCTTGCTTTTGCTTCGGTATCGTAATTTGCAGTTGCTTCAGACTGGTAAACACCATCTTTATTCGAAACAAAAATCATTCGCACCGTCTTGGTCTGATAAAACATACACATCATATCAGGATTGCCGTTATCCTGATGGACAGGGTTACCGAATGTTTTTATTACATCGGATTTTGATTTACCAATAAATTCATGAACACTGATATTTTGTGCAATCAACAGCACAGGAAAAAAACATATCAGGAAGAATGCAGCGAAGAAAACTTTTTTCGTTTTCATAACTACTCCTCAAAAAATTATTAATAATTTCAAAAAGGGTTATAGAATTGTAAGTCCTCGTTGAGGATTGAGAATAGACAAAACAATGTGTGGGTTGAATGATCATTTTGACCCATTGGACAAAAATCACAGTAGAAAACTAATTCAAAGTTGAGAGAGTGTCAATTGGATTTCCATTCCGAATTCATTTCGGAATCTCACCTTTATTGAACACTGGCAGCCGCGGACTTTATGTCTTCGAAAGGGCGATTTATATATACTCTCAAATCTATTGAACCCCTACGGGGTTCGGATTGTTTGGGGCGATTTGTGGCTATAAATATTTAACTCCTACGGAGTTTTTCTAGAATCTGCTTTCACTCCGTAGGAGCGATATGTTTGTAGAAAATAGCAAAAAACTTAGAACACCGTAGGTGTTCAATATGTCATAAAAACAATTAATCAGTTGAATACATGTTTATTCAGCTTTTAGAAATGTTTAGAATGAAACAGTAGAATTACTATGTCATTCCCGCAGAAGCAGAAATCTAAAAAATGTCTGATTCCAGACAAGCCGGAATGACATCAGGGGGCTAAAGATCCTGAAACAAGCCTGCTTGCCGGACAGGCAGGTTCGGGGTAAACAATTTCTATTCAACTAACGAAAGAAACTCTCCGTATCCTTCTTCTGCCATTTTTTCTTTTGGTATGAAACGAAGGGATGCAGAGTTTATACAATAACGTAATCCGGTTGGATCAGGACCGTCATCAAAAACGTGACCGAGATGTGAATCCCCGTTTTTACTTCTTACTTCTACTCTATTCCAGCCGTATGAAAGATCCTTTTTCTTCACAATGTATTTCGGATCAATCGGCTGTGTAAAGCTTGGCCAGCCTGTGCCCGAATCAAATTTATCTTTTGAGCTGAACAGCGGTTCGCCGGAAACAATATCAACATAAATTCCTGCACGATGATTATCCCAGTATTCATTCTTAAATGCAAACTCGGTTCCTTCACACTGAGTTACTTTGTATTGCTCATCGGTTAGCATTTTCTTTAATTCTTCGTCAGATGGTTTTTGATATTTATTTCCCGAGCTATCCATATTTGAATCTTTCCTTTCTGCGGCTTGCTTTGTATTGTTGTCAGTAACTGACTGACTCACCTTTTCTTCCTCACTTTGCGAACAACCTGTTGTAAACAGTACTACAACTAATAATATGCTTAATAAGTTTTTCATAACATTTCTTTTAACAATTTTTATGATAAAATAATTCCAGTTGGCAATTCGAACAAGTCAAAATTAGATCAGGTTTATCACGAAAGCATCGCGAAAGAATGTTTTTTATGAAAAGAGTGGAAGTGTATTAATTCAGGTTAGAATTTGTGTTTGTATTGAGGTTGGCTATCAGTGATTTCTCTTTATAAACTTCATCATCAGCATAAATGAAAAGAAGACTGCCGCCTTTAAGCAAATTAATTATTTCCTTTGATAATTTTTTAGAAACAGCAGGACAACCCCAGCTTCGTCCGATAACTCCGTTTCCATTGGCAATTCTTTCATCTACATAATTTGCACCGTGAATAATTATGCCTCTCAAACCGGCATTGTCGTTTATTCCTCGTTCCAATCCTTCTAGCTTTAACGAATAACCTCTTATGCCAGAGTATGAATTGCCGGTTCTAAAAAATCCAAGACTGCTTTTATATGATCCGATTTTATTCGAAAATTTTGTTGCATTCAGAAAACCTGATTTTTTTCCGTGAGCAACTAATGTTTGATACAGCAGCTTATGATTTTCGATATCAATAATAAAAAATCTTTTTTCATTTGATGGTTTTGAATAATCTATTATTGAAAGCAGATTTTTATTCGGTGCATCAATAGAGTTGTAGCCATCCAGTGCGAGCTTAAAAACATTAAAATCTAATTTATCCGTCAGCTTGCAATCCGTGTAAAGACTCGTAATAAGTAATTGGTTATAATCTTCATCTGAAATGATATCGCTGCTTGAATTTATCTTTTGTCCACTGGGCGCACTGTTGGACGCAGAACCTGACAGGAGAGTAAAAACTCCAATAAAAGCCAGTAAAAATATTTTCATACGTGGTTATAATGCATCATTTGTTCCTGGATATTGCTTTCGGTTTCAATTATCATGCCGGAGGAAATTATTCAATCCGGCTTTATATACGAATTCAATCCGTCATTATTGCACAGGACAGCGACGTGAATATCTGTCACATATGGTTTTGAATGTCGTAAGAATTTTTAGAAGTGAGAAGATTACACTTTGATGGGAAAATCTACCTCTCCGGAATGCTCATAAACTTTTTTTATCTCCCGTTTTACTCTACTAAACCAAGTTTTAATTTGACTGGTTAGACTAACCTGTAAAAATTTAGTTTCAATTTTGCGAGGATTATTTTTTGTTGCAAGACAAATATTTGGCGCTAATTTACAAGACAAATTTGTATTGAAGCGTTCGGCTTAATCGGTTGGTTATAGTGATAATTAATGACTTTTTTCGAAATAAATCTTGGGAGCTAAAATGTTAAAACCTTTATCTATTTCATCAATCATAATAAAGTTAAACGAACGATAAATTTTTTGAGTTATTGGTTTATCATCTAAATAACAGGGAATCCATTGTATTGGAATTAATATTTTCTCTACTTGTAATATTAAGTGATAGTATTTCAAACTATCTAGTTTCGCCACAGATTTATAACCAAATGCTGGTTCAACTTGTACCAACGTACCAGTAGTATCTATTAATAAGGATAGAAAAAGATTACCAGTTATTCCGGCTCTTCGCAGTTTCTCTGGATAATTTTCAGGCTTTTCGATTATAGTTTTCAAAGAATCCCATCCGATAACTGGATAAGCTTCCTTAAAAACCTGACTTCCTACTTGCGACAAAGAATTAATAGAAGCTAAGATAAAAATGAATGCTAGTAATAAAATTTTCATATCAATATAACTATTACTTCTACTGTTAAATTTCTGGTCACTGGTAATTAACAAACTGAACAGGAAAATCGAGATCGGCTTCTTTTACTTTTTGAATAACAATCTGCAAATCGTCTTTCTTCGCTCCCTGCACACGGATTCTTTCATCCATTATCTGCGCACTTACTTTCAGGTTCATTTCCTTTATCATTTTTGTAATTATCTTCGCGTTGTCTTTGGATATTCCACTCTGCAGATTAATTTTCTGCCGCAGTCTTCCGCTGGCTGCTGTCTCGGGCTCTTCAAGCTTCATTACTTTAATTGACAACCCCCTTTTAATAAATTTTGTCTGCAGGATATCTATTGACTGCTTTCGGGAATAATCATCCTTTGTATTTAAAGTAAGAAGCTTATCCTTTTTGTTCAGTTCAAGCTCTGTTTTAGAATCTTTCAGATCATATCTTTGAGTGATTTCCTTAATTGCCTGGTTTACTGCATTATCAACTTCCTGAAAATCAATTTCAGAAACTATATCGAATGATGAATTTTTTGCCATTTTTTCTCCGATTTTTGTTTCAAATATAAATAATTACAGAATGCGATATGATTTTACACACTGTGCATCATTAATAAATTTTAATTTGATTCTGACCGGTTTATTTTTGCTGTTCAAAATTCAACATCCAAAGAAATTAAGAATCAGATGATAATTGATAAAATCGAAAACTCATTTCTCTACGAAAATATTAGTGAACGGATACGCAAATCATTTGAGTATATCAAAACAACTGACTTAAAAAATCTTCCAGCTGGCAAATATCCGATTGATGGTGAAAATATTTTCGCGTTAGTGAGCGAATATCAAACAAAACCAGAATCCGAGGGAAAGCTCGAAGCTCACAGAAAATATATTGATGTTCAATTTGTTATCCGCGGAGAAGAATTGATGGGTTATTCTCCAATTGGTATGCAACAAATTCTCGAACCATACAAAGAAGAAAATGATATTGCATTTTTCACCGGAGATAAATCTTTCTCAAAAGTTTCAGAAGGTATGTTTGCAATATTCTTCACGGAAGATGTCCATATGCCGGGAATAAGTACGGGAGAAATTTCTGATGTCAAGAAGCTTGTAATAAAAGTTCGAACCAATTAATCCACATATTAATCAATAACAAACTATCGGAGGCTCTATGAATAAATTATTTGCTCTAATAATCGCAGCAATGTTTGCAATTTCATCTCATACACTTTTTGCACAGGATGATGAGATGGGAATGGATCCTGAAATGATGAAAGCATGGCAGGAATATATGACTCCCGGTGCTATGCACGATTTATTAGCTAAAAGTGTTGGCGAATGGAAAACTGAAATTAAATCCTGGATGGATCCGAATATGCCGCCAACTGTAACTGAAGGTAAATCAATTTGCGAATCAATGCTCGGTGGAAGATATTTCCATTCAAAAGAGACTGCAAATTTTATGGGAATGCCTTTCGAAGGCTCGGCAATAACCGGTTATGATAATGCAACAAAAAAATTCTTCAGCTACTGGGTTGATAATATGAGCACTGGCGGAATGGTTCTCGAAGGCTTTTATGATGAAGCAACAAAAACTTTTACCTACGCTGGATCAGGCATGAGTTTCACAGGTGAATATAAAGTTCGGGAAATCATTCAGCACATTAACGATGATGAGTCTATGTTCACGATGTATATGGAAGAAGGCGGCAAACCTGAAATGAAAATGATGGAAATTAAATACACAAGAATCAAATAAGTTTTTGCTATCCATTTAAAGCGGGCATTCTATTGTCCGCTTTTTAATTCTCATTCATCACTTTACCGCCCAAAATATGCACATAATTTGTGCGTTTCTGTTTTACTCGCACAAATATTAAAACAATTTGTGCATATAGCCGAAGATGTGCACAACGGCTGTGCATATGCAGTTGAACGTGCACAAATCCATTTAATTTTTACTTGTGTCTTTTATTTCGAAGATAAGATGTTGAAAAGCAAAATGTTTTTGTAGAGTGTCTCTCTGCCAACTACTTCGGACTTAAGAATTCCGAGTTCTTCCAATTTTCTGAGATACTTGCTGGCAGTGTTCCGTGAAGCAATTTTCTTTTCTTCAAGTATTGCAATTTTGCAGTACGGCTGGTTAAAGATAACTTCGATCAATTCGTGAGTATAAATGTCGGGAGCTTTATCTTTTACTTTTTCAATTACCGACAGATACTCTTCGTAGATTGCGTTCACTTTTTGCAAAGTTAGTTTTGCTGTTTCATTCACTGCATCGAGCATGAAAAGAATCCAGCTTTCCCATTTTTTGTTTTCGGTAACTTCTCTCAAAAATTTATAGTAATTGTTTTTATTATCGAGAATGAATTTTGATAAATAGATGACCGGGAGATCAATAAGTTTTTCTTTGCAGAGATATAATACATTCAGAATTCTTCCTGTTCTTCCGTTGCCATCGGTGAAGGGATGAATAGCTTCAAACTGATAGTGAAGCATTGCCATTTTGATAAGAGGATCAACTCCCTTTTCTTTGATTGCGATATCAAACCAGTTAGTTAATTTTTCTTTCAAATGATTTCCGGGTGACGGCGGAGTATAAACTACGTGATTACTGCTGCCAATATAAACCTGAACTTTCCTGATTTCTTCTTTCTTATCTGTAATAGTTTTGAAAATCTCAACGGCAAGCTTCTCAGAATAATCAGAAGATTTTTTCATTTTCGTAAATGCGTTCCACATAGCTTCACGGTAACGCAGTACTTCTTTTGTAGATGCATCATTAGTTAGATTGGAGGAGAACGCTTTGTAAAGAGCATCGTTAGTTGTGAATATATTTTCAATTGTGGAGCTGTCTTTTGCTTCCTGCAGTACGAGAGTGTTTATCAGCATCAGCGGATTAGGAATGATCGGAAGTCTGCCTTTAAGCTCAGCAAGCGATGCTCGTGCATCAGCTAACTTTTTGTAAACATCTAATGTTTCCCAAACTTTTCTATCCGGTAGAAGAAGCGGAAGTTCGTTGTATGGTTTCTCTTTATTAAAGGCCATTATTAATTAAAACGATAATTGAAAGCAAACTTAGGAAGTAATGATGCGAGAGGCAAATTATACTAATTTACAACGGATTCTTTTTTATTATTATTTTCAAACAGTCTTCCGATGTTCTTACTGAAGTCGATGAGAAATTCTAAAAGTTTTTCGGGCAATTGAAAATTATTTTTGATAACCAGCTTCATCGTTTCATCTTTCTGTTCAAACTTGATATTGTCCTTATGATTTGAGATGATAAACCTCATTAGTTCAACAAACTTAATTTTGTAATAATCTTCTTTCTCCCCTTTTGGAAGGATAACAGTTACATTTTTTCGATTCATAATTATTCTTTCAAACAATGCAAATGATGCATAGTATTTCAAGGCTGCTATTTGTAAAAGTCTTTTAACCAATTCCGGTACCGGACCGAAACGGTCTTCCATTTCTTCTTTTAATTCGTCTAGTTCATCCAAAGTCTTAATCGAATATAGTGCAGTGTAGAAACTAAGCCTGTCCATCTGCTCGGGCATATATGTTTCCGGAATTCCAATTTCAAAATATGGATCGATTGTCGGTTCCGTTCTGTCTTCTTTCTGTGGAAGTGTTTTGAAGATTTCCTGGTATTCCTGATACTTTAATTCCTCGACTGCTTCATCAATCATTTTAATATAAAGATCAAAACCGATTTCGTTTATAAAACCTGACTGCTCTTTGCCAAGAAGATTTCCTGCACCACGAATTTCTAGATCACGCATTGATAAATTAAATCCCGAACCAATCTCGGTGTATTCTTCGATAGCCTGAAGCCTGCGCATTGCTTTTTTCGTAATTCCACTTACAGATGGAACAATAAAATAAGCATAAGCTTGTCGGGTTGATCTTCCAACTCTTCCACGCAGCTGATGGAGTTCCGCAAGTCCAAACCTATCTGCCCTGTTAATAATTATGGTATTCACATTTGGAATATCAAGTCCTGATTCAATAATTTTTGTTGAAAGAAGCACATCATATTTTCTGCTAAGAAATCCGTGAATCACTTCTTCAAGCTGGGATGATTTCATTTGTCCATGCGCAATTCCGGTTTTGATGTCAGGAATGTGTTTATTTAGATAATCAGCAAGTTTGCCGATTGATTCAACTCTATCGTGAACAAAGTAAACTTGCCCTCCTCTTTTCAACTCATTATAAATCCATTCTCTGATTCTTGTGATATCGAATGTTGAAACGGTTGTGTAAATAGGCTGCCGGTTTGGGGGCGGTGTCGCAATTATTGAAAGATCGCGTGCACCAAGCAAAGATAAATTTAATGTTCTTGGAATTGGTGTTGCAGTTAACGTTAGTGTATCAACATTGATTTTAATCTCACGAAGTTTTCTTTAGCTGAAACGCCAAATCGATGTTCCTCGTCAATCATCAGCAACCCGAGATCTTTGAACTTAATATCTTTCGACAGAAGCCGATGAGTTCCGATTACAACATCAACATTTCCTTGTCCGAGATCTTCTATAATTTGTTCCTGTTCTTTCTTCGTTTGAAATCTTGAAAGTGCAGCAACTCTTACAGGAAATTGAGTTAATCTGTCTTTAAAAGTATTGTAATGCTGTTCGGCAAGAATTGTTGTCGGAACGAGCAGCGCCACTTGCTTACCATCTTGCACAGCTTTGAATGAAGCGCGTACTGCAATTTCTGTTTTACCAAAACCAACATCACCACAAACAAGTCTGTCCATTGGACTCGGTGCTTCCATATCTGACTTAACTTCATTTGTTACTTTTTCCTGATCGGGAGTATCTTCATAAAAGAAAGCTGCCTCCAGCTCTTTCTGCCAGATAGTATCAGAACTGAATTGAAAACCTTTAGTCGCTTTCCGTTTTGCATAAAGTTCAATCAACTCTCTCGCTGCTTCTTTGATTTTCTTTTTCGTCTTTGTTTTTCTTCGTTCCCATTCACCTGTCCCAAGAGTTGACAGAGTTGGTTTTATATTTTCATTTGATGAATATTTCTTTACAAGATTGAGATAGTTAAGATTTACATATACAACTCCTCCTTCATTATAAAGCAGTTTCATTGATTCTTGTTTTGCATCGCCGATGTTTATTGTTTTAAGTCCGGCATACATACCTATTCCATAGCTCTCGTGAACAACATA
This window encodes:
- the msrB gene encoding peptide-methionine (R)-S-oxide reductase MsrB, whose translation is MKNLLSILLVVVLFTTGCSQSEEEKVSQSVTDNNTKQAAERKDSNMDSSGNKYQKPSDEELKKMLTDEQYKVTQCEGTEFAFKNEYWDNHRAGIYVDIVSGEPLFSSKDKFDSGTGWPSFTQPIDPKYIVKKKDLSYGWNRVEVRSKNGDSHLGHVFDDGPDPTGLRYCINSASLRFIPKEKMAEEGYGEFLSLVE
- a CDS encoding murein L,D-transpeptidase catalytic domain family protein; translation: MKIFLLAFIGVFTLLSGSASNSAPSGQKINSSSDIISDEDYNQLLITSLYTDCKLTDKLDFNVFKLALDGYNSIDAPNKNLLSIIDYSKPSNEKRFFIIDIENHKLLYQTLVAHGKKSGFLNATKFSNKIGSYKSSLGFFRTGNSYSGIRGYSLKLEGLERGINDNAGLRGIIIHGANYVDERIANGNGVIGRSWGCPAVSKKLSKEIINLLKGGSLLFIYADDEVYKEKSLIANLNTNTNSNLN
- a CDS encoding YajQ family cyclic di-GMP-binding protein, with amino-acid sequence MAKNSSFDIVSEIDFQEVDNAVNQAIKEITQRYDLKDSKTELELNKKDKLLTLNTKDDYSRKQSIDILQTKFIKRGLSIKVMKLEEPETAASGRLRQKINLQSGISKDNAKIITKMIKEMNLKVSAQIMDERIRVQGAKKDDLQIVIQKVKEADLDFPVQFVNYQ
- a CDS encoding YhcH/YjgK/YiaL family protein translates to MIIDKIENSFLYENISERIRKSFEYIKTTDLKNLPAGKYPIDGENIFALVSEYQTKPESEGKLEAHRKYIDVQFVIRGEELMGYSPIGMQQILEPYKEENDIAFFTGDKSFSKVSEGMFAIFFTEDVHMPGISTGEISDVKKLVIKVRTN
- a CDS encoding DUF1579 domain-containing protein, whose product is MNKLFALIIAAMFAISSHTLFAQDDEMGMDPEMMKAWQEYMTPGAMHDLLAKSVGEWKTEIKSWMDPNMPPTVTEGKSICESMLGGRYFHSKETANFMGMPFEGSAITGYDNATKKFFSYWVDNMSTGGMVLEGFYDEATKTFTYAGSGMSFTGEYKVREIIQHINDDESMFTMYMEEGGKPEMKMMEIKYTRIK
- a CDS encoding Fic family protein, producing MAFNKEKPYNELPLLLPDRKVWETLDVYKKLADARASLAELKGRLPIIPNPLMLINTLVLQEAKDSSTIENIFTTNDALYKAFSSNLTNDASTKEVLRYREAMWNAFTKMKKSSDYSEKLAVEIFKTITDKKEEIRKVQVYIGSSNHVVYTPPSPGNHLKEKLTNWFDIAIKEKGVDPLIKMAMLHYQFEAIHPFTDGNGRTGRILNVLYLCKEKLIDLPVIYLSKFILDNKNNYYKFLREVTENKKWESWILFMLDAVNETAKLTLQKVNAIYEEYLSVIEKVKDKAPDIYTHELIEVIFNQPYCKIAILEEKKIASRNTASKYLRKLEELGILKSEVVGRETLYKNILLFNILSSK